The following proteins come from a genomic window of Halomarina ordinaria:
- a CDS encoding alpha/beta fold hydrolase yields the protein MPFATSDGVDLHYETAGAGETVALLNDVGFGAWQWGWQHAALAGPFETLVSDPRGTGRSGGTADAVRVERLADDLEAVLRDHGARRVALVGSGLGGMVALDYARRYDRVRALALLGMALSGDAVDDDALDAMTSDGPDALAPCLTDAFRAAQSDVVEGIAAWRETDDAPPPVRAAQADAMRTFACDAPYEVGVPTLVLHGEADPVVPAAAGERLADALPDARFVALPGRHLAHVEASRPANDALAGFFEDVMG from the coding sequence ATGCCCTTCGCCACCAGCGACGGCGTCGACCTCCACTACGAGACGGCGGGCGCCGGCGAGACGGTCGCGCTCCTGAACGACGTCGGCTTCGGCGCGTGGCAGTGGGGGTGGCAACACGCCGCCCTCGCCGGCCCCTTCGAGACGCTCGTCTCCGACCCGCGGGGGACGGGTCGTTCCGGCGGGACGGCCGACGCAGTGCGCGTCGAGCGGCTGGCGGACGACCTCGAGGCGGTCCTGCGCGACCACGGCGCTCGGCGGGTCGCGCTCGTCGGCTCGGGACTCGGCGGGATGGTCGCACTGGACTACGCGCGTCGATACGACCGCGTCCGCGCCCTCGCCCTCCTGGGGATGGCGCTCTCCGGAGACGCCGTCGACGACGACGCCCTCGACGCGATGACCAGCGACGGGCCGGACGCGCTCGCGCCGTGTCTCACCGACGCGTTCCGCGCCGCCCAGTCGGACGTCGTCGAGGGCATCGCGGCGTGGCGCGAGACGGACGACGCGCCGCCCCCCGTGCGCGCGGCGCAGGCGGACGCGATGCGGACCTTCGCGTGCGACGCCCCCTACGAGGTGGGGGTGCCGACGCTCGTCCTCCACGGCGAGGCCGACCCCGTCGTCCCCGCCGCCGCCGGTGAGCGCCTCGCCGACGCGCTCCCCGACGCCCGGTTCGTCGCGCTCCCCGGTCGGCACCTCGCACACGTCGAGGCCTCCCGTCCCGCGAACGACGCGCTCGCGGGATTTTTCGAGGACGTGATGGGGTGA
- a CDS encoding type 1 glutamine amidotransferase, with protein sequence MTRLRLVLLNAALDGTRDSTTRNFRRELDADLVEYVVSDGQLPPAVGVEDVDGVVVTGSRASAYWDDQWIADAAAWLHDAHAAGLPVLGVCFGHQLLARALGGDVAAMDDFELGYRTVTQTADGPLLAGLEDRFTVFTSHGDTVATLPPGAEVFAENDYGIHAFRLGHAFGVQFHPEYDQEMARAVARGKAFLGDERIERVLDDITDQNYARACEAKRLFENFTDYVRTVRADGTSATVDGRV encoded by the coding sequence ATGACACGGTTGCGGCTCGTGCTGCTCAACGCGGCGCTCGACGGTACACGCGACAGCACGACGCGAAACTTCCGACGCGAACTCGACGCCGACCTCGTCGAGTACGTCGTCAGCGACGGACAGCTCCCCCCCGCAGTCGGCGTCGAGGACGTCGACGGCGTCGTCGTCACGGGGTCGCGCGCCTCCGCGTACTGGGACGACCAGTGGATAGCGGACGCCGCCGCGTGGCTCCACGACGCCCACGCGGCCGGTCTCCCGGTTCTCGGTGTCTGTTTCGGCCACCAGCTCCTCGCCCGGGCGCTCGGCGGTGACGTCGCGGCGATGGACGACTTCGAACTCGGCTACCGGACGGTCACGCAGACCGCCGACGGACCGCTGCTGGCCGGTCTCGAGGACCGGTTCACGGTCTTCACGTCCCACGGTGACACCGTGGCGACGCTCCCGCCCGGCGCGGAGGTCTTCGCGGAGAACGACTACGGCATCCACGCCTTCCGCCTCGGTCACGCCTTCGGGGTACAGTTCCACCCCGAGTACGACCAGGAGATGGCCCGCGCGGTGGCCCGCGGGAAGGCCTTCCTCGGCGACGAGCGAATCGAACGGGTCCTCGACGACATCACCGACCAGAACTACGCCCGCGCGTGCGAGGCGAAGCGACTGTTCGAGAACTTCACCGACTACGTCCGCACGGTCCGTGCCGACGGGACGAGCGCGACCGTGGACGGTCGGGTCTGA
- a CDS encoding HPP family protein, which yields MTSRRVVQFRAGVRASVVAAGLLTVLGAFAWASGLTGLFPSLGPSAYVLAVEPEAETSAPKRVVGSHAVGALAGFLAYHAVADGLTVVRPHVPWSAASMALAASGVLALAITVVVMEAADLRHAPACATTLIVALGLLTTATQAAVIVVAVVVLVVAQRLLFRVQYRAAAWLSRGD from the coding sequence GTGACCAGTCGACGCGTCGTCCAGTTCCGGGCCGGGGTGCGCGCGAGCGTCGTCGCAGCCGGTCTCCTGACGGTGCTCGGCGCGTTCGCGTGGGCGTCGGGACTGACCGGCCTGTTCCCGAGTCTCGGCCCCTCCGCGTACGTCCTCGCGGTCGAACCGGAGGCCGAGACCTCCGCGCCGAAACGCGTGGTCGGCAGCCACGCCGTCGGCGCCCTCGCGGGGTTCCTCGCCTACCACGCGGTCGCCGACGGGTTGACCGTCGTGCGCCCGCACGTCCCGTGGTCGGCGGCGTCGATGGCGCTCGCCGCGAGCGGCGTCCTCGCGCTCGCGATTACGGTGGTCGTGATGGAGGCGGCGGACCTCAGACACGCCCCGGCGTGCGCGACGACGCTCATCGTCGCGCTCGGCCTGCTCACGACCGCCACCCAGGCGGCCGTCATCGTCGTCGCCGTCGTGGTGCTGGTCGTCGCCCAGCGCCTCCTCTTTCGCGTCCAGTATCGCGCCGCGGCGTGGCTGTCGAGGGGCGACTGA
- a CDS encoding acyl-CoA dehydrogenase family protein, producing the protein MLDYVELGADLDAEERMIRDTARDFVEERVKPDIGEHWIEGTFPTDLIGEMGEMGFYAPNLEGYGLPGVSETAYGLLMQELEAGDSGLRSMASVQGALVMYPIHAFGSDEQKEEWLPRLGTGEAVGCFGLTEPNHGSDPSSMETRAEREDRGYLLNGAKTWITNSPIADVAVVWARDRSADDAPVRGFLVETDRDGVTTNKLDEKLSLRASITGEIALNDVYVPEENVLPNVEGMKGPLSCLTQARYGIAWGAVGAARDAFETARQYALDREQFGGPIARFQLQQRKLAEMATQITTSQLLAHRLAELKERGDLRPQHVSMAKRNNVRMARDQSRIAREILGGNGITADYSPMRHMANLETVYTYEGTHDIHTLILGADLTGIQAFQ; encoded by the coding sequence ATGCTCGATTACGTGGAACTGGGTGCCGACCTCGACGCCGAAGAGCGGATGATCCGCGACACCGCCCGCGACTTCGTCGAGGAGCGCGTCAAACCCGACATCGGCGAGCACTGGATCGAGGGGACGTTCCCGACCGACCTCATCGGCGAGATGGGCGAGATGGGGTTCTACGCACCGAACCTGGAGGGGTACGGCCTGCCCGGCGTCAGCGAGACGGCCTACGGCCTGCTGATGCAGGAACTGGAGGCGGGCGACTCGGGCCTGCGCTCGATGGCCAGCGTGCAGGGCGCGCTCGTCATGTACCCCATCCACGCCTTCGGCAGCGACGAACAGAAGGAGGAGTGGCTCCCGCGACTCGGCACCGGCGAGGCCGTCGGCTGCTTCGGTCTCACCGAACCCAACCACGGCTCGGACCCCTCCAGCATGGAGACGCGCGCCGAGCGCGAGGACCGGGGCTACCTGCTCAACGGCGCCAAGACGTGGATCACCAACTCGCCCATCGCGGACGTCGCGGTCGTCTGGGCGCGCGACCGCTCGGCCGACGACGCTCCCGTTCGCGGGTTCCTCGTCGAGACGGACCGCGACGGCGTCACGACGAACAAGCTCGACGAGAAGCTCTCGCTTCGCGCCTCCATCACGGGCGAGATAGCGCTCAACGACGTCTACGTCCCCGAGGAGAACGTCCTCCCGAACGTCGAGGGGATGAAGGGGCCGCTCTCGTGTCTCACGCAGGCGCGCTACGGCATCGCCTGGGGCGCCGTCGGCGCCGCCCGCGACGCCTTCGAGACCGCCCGCCAGTACGCGCTCGACCGCGAGCAGTTCGGCGGCCCCATCGCCCGCTTCCAGCTGCAACAGCGGAAGCTCGCGGAGATGGCCACCCAGATTACCACGAGTCAACTGCTCGCACACCGTCTCGCCGAACTGAAGGAGCGCGGCGACCTGCGCCCCCAGCACGTCTCGATGGCCAAGCGCAACAACGTCCGCATGGCGCGCGACCAGTCGCGCATCGCCCGCGAGATACTCGGCGGCAACGGCATCACCGCCGACTACTCGCCGATGCGCCACATGGCGAACCTCGAGACCGTCTACACCTACGAGGGCACCCACGACATCCACACCCTCATCCTCGGGGCGGACCTCACGGGCATCCAGGCGTTCCAGTAG
- a CDS encoding YgaP family membrane protein: MELKRNVGGVDRTARGVLGALLAVVALVALLRGQRRVAGLTVLASAGLLFNAVTCFCGLNAALGLDTTDGEETEE, translated from the coding sequence ATGGAACTGAAACGCAACGTCGGCGGTGTCGACCGGACCGCACGCGGCGTCCTCGGTGCGCTACTGGCCGTCGTCGCGCTGGTCGCACTCCTGCGCGGCCAGCGCCGCGTCGCAGGTCTGACCGTCCTCGCGAGCGCGGGCCTGCTGTTCAACGCGGTGACGTGCTTCTGCGGGCTGAACGCCGCACTCGGCCTCGACACGACCGACGGTGAGGAGACCGAGGAATAG
- a CDS encoding DCC1-like thiol-disulfide oxidoreductase family protein — protein sequence MTDRPTLVYDDDCGFCTWCARVAVRHCDVDALGFSDLDEPLLARLPSDYERGAHLLADGETYSFGASIERTLARAHPALSALFAGLRRVPGYAALRERLYRWGADRRAWWGRIVRSKSVYGPA from the coding sequence ATGACCGACCGTCCGACCCTCGTCTACGACGACGACTGCGGGTTCTGTACGTGGTGCGCGCGCGTCGCCGTCCGCCACTGCGACGTCGACGCCCTCGGGTTCTCCGACCTCGACGAACCGCTCCTCGCGCGCCTCCCGTCGGACTACGAGCGCGGGGCGCACCTCCTCGCCGACGGCGAGACGTACTCCTTCGGGGCGTCCATCGAGCGGACGCTGGCCCGCGCCCACCCCGCCCTCAGCGCCCTGTTCGCCGGCCTCCGGCGCGTGCCGGGCTACGCCGCCCTCCGCGAGCGTCTCTACCGCTGGGGCGCCGACCGCCGGGCCTGGTGGGGACGCATCGTCCGCTCGAAGTCCGTCTACGGGCCGGCGTAG
- a CDS encoding cupin domain-containing protein, translating into MRHVRVSDLDSWMGPADVKRPLGRELGTEGLALNYYELAPGESFAFGYHRHADQEEVFYVLSGAVAFETSASADRESASSGANDREPSAEEPSETGREEVVVSAGEAVRFEPGEWQQGWNRGDERCVALALGAPSDTGETTILRECADCGEATPQRIEATDDRDALVTLCEDCGAETGRFD; encoded by the coding sequence ATGCGACACGTGCGCGTGAGCGACCTCGATAGCTGGATGGGCCCCGCCGACGTGAAGCGACCGCTCGGGCGCGAACTCGGCACCGAGGGGCTAGCGCTGAACTACTACGAACTGGCACCGGGCGAGAGCTTCGCCTTCGGCTACCACCGCCACGCCGACCAGGAGGAGGTCTTCTACGTGCTGTCGGGAGCCGTGGCGTTCGAGACGAGCGCGAGCGCGGACCGAGAGTCCGCGTCCAGTGGAGCGAACGACCGCGAGCCGAGTGCGGAGGAGCCGAGCGAGACGGGGCGGGAGGAGGTCGTCGTGAGCGCGGGCGAGGCCGTCCGGTTCGAACCGGGCGAGTGGCAGCAGGGGTGGAACCGCGGCGACGAGCGGTGCGTCGCGCTGGCGCTGGGCGCTCCGAGCGACACCGGGGAGACCACCATCCTGCGCGAGTGCGCCGACTGCGGCGAGGCGACCCCCCAGCGCATCGAGGCGACCGACGACCGCGACGCGCTCGTCACGCTCTGCGAGGACTGCGGCGCCGAGACCGGGCGGTTCGACTGA
- a CDS encoding 4Fe-4S dicluster domain-containing protein, producing MAIDPNFAESRERTPLAETDLDIDADYDVWGDVDEPDRLGIHGTHVAVDFDVCTGEGPCLENCPVDVFEWVDTPGHPASEEKAAPVNEAQCIDCMLCVDICPVDAIDVDGSR from the coding sequence ATGGCTATCGACCCGAACTTCGCCGAGAGCCGCGAGCGGACGCCCCTCGCGGAGACCGACCTCGACATCGACGCCGACTACGACGTGTGGGGTGACGTCGACGAACCCGACCGCCTCGGTATCCACGGGACGCACGTCGCCGTCGACTTCGACGTCTGCACCGGGGAAGGGCCGTGTCTGGAGAACTGTCCCGTCGACGTGTTCGAGTGGGTCGACACGCCCGGGCACCCGGCCAGCGAGGAGAAGGCGGCGCCGGTCAACGAGGCGCAGTGTATCGACTGTATGCTCTGTGTGGACATCTGTCCGGTCGACGCCATCGACGTCGACGGTAGCCGGTAG
- a CDS encoding DUF6757 family protein, translated as MQCHYCSEDADIAVERGGVKVGLCQTHFRERLDELQEEGWLDDLKSELEMDRFDGPTD; from the coding sequence ATGCAGTGTCACTACTGCAGTGAGGACGCGGACATCGCCGTCGAGCGCGGCGGCGTGAAGGTCGGCCTCTGCCAGACGCACTTCCGCGAGCGACTCGACGAACTGCAGGAGGAAGGGTGGCTCGACGACCTCAAGAGCGAACTCGAGATGGACCGATTCGACGGGCCGACGGACTGA
- a CDS encoding PHP domain-containing protein codes for MVVADLHVHTTNSDGTLTLEEIPAAARAADVRVVAVTDHDRLHPDLRTPVAHVDGVTLVSGLELRVESDAGRVDLLGYGARRTDALTRELDRLQVNRVERARAIVERCEGETGVALDVALEPGVGRPHIARAVDESDAPYDYQGAFDHLIGNGGPCYVPRDLPTFETGVDLLADACGLVGLAHPLRYDDPAAALALTSELGAVEYHYPYGHEVDHRPVERAIDAHGLVVTGGSDAHDRTLGRAGLDREEYRLFRNRVRLHP; via the coding sequence ATGGTCGTCGCGGACCTGCACGTACACACGACGAACTCGGACGGGACACTGACCCTCGAGGAGATTCCGGCGGCGGCGCGCGCGGCGGACGTGCGCGTCGTCGCCGTCACCGACCACGACCGACTGCACCCCGACCTCCGGACGCCGGTGGCGCACGTCGACGGCGTCACGCTCGTCAGCGGGCTGGAGCTGCGCGTCGAGAGCGACGCCGGCCGGGTGGACCTCCTCGGCTACGGCGCGCGCCGGACCGACGCGCTGACGCGCGAACTCGACCGCCTCCAGGTGAACCGCGTCGAGCGCGCGCGCGCCATCGTCGAGCGCTGTGAGGGCGAGACGGGCGTCGCCCTCGACGTCGCGCTCGAACCCGGCGTCGGCCGCCCACACATCGCCCGCGCCGTCGACGAGAGCGACGCCCCCTACGACTACCAGGGCGCCTTCGACCACCTCATCGGGAACGGGGGACCGTGCTACGTCCCGCGCGACCTCCCGACGTTCGAGACGGGCGTCGACCTCCTCGCGGACGCCTGCGGGCTGGTCGGCCTCGCTCACCCCCTCCGGTACGACGACCCGGCGGCCGCGCTCGCGCTCACGTCGGAGCTGGGCGCCGTGGAGTACCACTACCCCTACGGGCACGAGGTCGACCACCGCCCCGTCGAGCGCGCCATCGACGCCCACGGACTGGTGGTGACGGGGGGGAGCGACGCCCACGACCGGACGCTCGGACGGGCGGGGCTCGACCGCGAGGAGTACCGACTGTTCCGCAACCGCGTCCGACTCCACCCGTAG
- a CDS encoding DUF5789 family protein: MRLFTDAEEKFDAHNYPATTQDLIDAYGQVELDLPNGSETVGEALSCVPNETFSDAQDARYALYSTVSSKAIGRKFYSDRDPTAVGEFGPDQVSF; this comes from the coding sequence ATGCGTCTGTTCACCGACGCTGAAGAGAAGTTCGACGCGCACAACTACCCTGCGACGACGCAGGACCTCATCGACGCGTACGGGCAGGTCGAACTCGACCTCCCCAACGGGAGCGAGACGGTCGGCGAGGCGCTCTCGTGCGTGCCGAACGAGACGTTCTCGGACGCCCAGGACGCCCGGTACGCGCTCTACAGCACGGTGTCGAGCAAGGCCATCGGGCGCAAGTTCTACTCGGACCGCGACCCGACTGCGGTCGGCGAGTTCGGCCCGGACCAGGTGTCGTTCTAA
- a CDS encoding DUF5784 family protein: MAGPLRFRRSNARWSEQRVRQSLLSSLDDVHGARMSAGRFDPPRGFDARRFDMDNGDVALFLWRQDPQQGFWLGNTTTPETLWRTEKFGFDEVPYPVARWTQRELLADLTEQDPWLRPYRHVTWFFLPVFFSKDGRSSTREFFRERAAGFPDADSERALAFYDDFLRTGVLDPYRETMAGKLGTSSHVDPVRMNAAMGEFNAAKLLFDAGYEFVPEVALDSGHALDFAVGSGVRSVRADGGGHRTSDVLVEVTRPLPPARRSADTPVAAVRATANAKTDDQLDAHPDALLLVDCSSFRDDDWNTVRAEQPAVKHTPAVVYRTRPNGSVEAYAHGTPQLDLSGALRWV; encoded by the coding sequence GTGGCAGGTCCCCTCCGCTTTCGCCGGTCGAACGCACGCTGGAGCGAACAGCGCGTCCGGCAGTCGCTCCTCTCGTCGCTCGACGACGTCCACGGCGCGCGCATGAGCGCGGGCCGGTTCGACCCGCCCCGCGGATTCGACGCGCGCCGGTTCGACATGGACAACGGCGACGTGGCGCTGTTCCTGTGGCGCCAGGACCCCCAGCAGGGGTTCTGGCTCGGGAACACGACGACGCCGGAGACGCTGTGGCGCACCGAGAAGTTCGGCTTCGACGAGGTCCCCTACCCCGTCGCGCGCTGGACGCAGCGCGAACTGCTCGCGGACCTCACCGAACAGGACCCGTGGCTCCGCCCCTACCGCCACGTCACCTGGTTCTTCCTCCCGGTGTTCTTCTCGAAGGACGGCCGGTCGAGCACCCGCGAGTTCTTCCGCGAGCGCGCGGCGGGGTTCCCCGACGCCGACTCCGAGCGCGCGCTCGCGTTCTACGACGACTTCCTCCGGACCGGCGTGCTCGACCCCTACCGCGAGACGATGGCGGGCAAACTCGGCACCAGTTCCCACGTCGACCCCGTGCGCATGAACGCCGCGATGGGCGAGTTCAACGCCGCGAAACTCCTCTTCGACGCCGGCTACGAGTTCGTCCCCGAGGTCGCACTCGACAGCGGTCACGCCCTCGACTTCGCCGTCGGGAGCGGCGTCCGGTCGGTGCGCGCCGACGGCGGCGGCCACCGGACCTCCGACGTCCTGGTGGAGGTGACGCGTCCGCTCCCCCCGGCGCGCCGGAGTGCCGACACCCCCGTCGCGGCCGTGCGCGCCACCGCCAACGCCAAGACCGACGACCAGCTCGACGCCCACCCCGACGCCCTCCTGCTCGTCGACTGCTCGTCGTTCCGCGACGACGACTGGAACACCGTCCGCGCGGAGCAACCCGCCGTCAAGCACACCCCGGCGGTCGTCTACCGCACGCGTCCGAACGGCTCCGTCGAGGCGTACGCTCACGGGACGCCGCAACTGGACCTCAGCGGTGCGCTTCGCTGGGTGTAA
- a CDS encoding DUF5786 family protein, whose product MSMGAYDDDEHERREAKSTTVDTDFDDERVQYHGKLTFDSGESAEALLDQFKRIKSQ is encoded by the coding sequence ATGTCAATGGGAGCCTATGACGACGACGAGCACGAACGCCGCGAAGCCAAGTCGACCACCGTCGATACGGACTTCGACGACGAACGCGTGCAGTACCACGGGAAGTTGACGTTCGACTCGGGGGAGTCGGCGGAGGCGCTCCTCGACCAGTTCAAGCGCATCAAGTCCCAGTAA
- a CDS encoding DUF7530 family protein: MARVEFGETWVYESIVSALPGIDVSRRLAIAIQLGIFEVGVLLSAWYYDLWGAALAGTAAVFVAALGSVEMLRISSLVRSESLPHTYRQLLFGSSIEVVLGVLAYVALITQIFVFAPQRGGDSLLDTLIGPEPPVVVVYLILLVLWDVCYRIGTAWWASVVALWRSVRYRFDPRTARALRRSDLEIVAFATAQLVLYPFVADQPVIQTVILGHVAAVWGVSGLSAVLVTVRARDEAENRRESAAR; this comes from the coding sequence ATGGCACGGGTCGAGTTCGGGGAGACCTGGGTCTACGAGAGCATCGTCAGCGCCCTGCCGGGCATCGACGTCTCGCGGCGCCTCGCCATCGCGATTCAGCTGGGAATCTTCGAGGTGGGCGTCCTCCTCTCGGCGTGGTACTACGACCTCTGGGGGGCGGCGCTCGCCGGGACGGCCGCCGTCTTCGTCGCCGCGCTGGGGAGCGTCGAGATGCTCCGCATCTCCTCGCTGGTCCGCTCGGAGTCGCTCCCCCACACCTACCGGCAGCTCCTGTTCGGTTCCAGCATCGAGGTGGTCCTCGGGGTGCTGGCGTACGTCGCGCTCATCACGCAGATATTCGTCTTCGCCCCCCAGCGCGGCGGCGACTCGCTGCTCGACACACTCATCGGGCCGGAGCCGCCCGTCGTCGTCGTCTACCTGATACTGCTCGTCCTCTGGGACGTCTGCTATCGCATCGGGACGGCGTGGTGGGCGAGCGTCGTCGCGCTGTGGCGCTCGGTACGCTACCGCTTCGACCCGCGGACCGCGCGCGCGCTCCGGCGCTCGGACCTCGAAATCGTCGCCTTCGCGACCGCACAGCTCGTCCTCTACCCGTTCGTCGCCGACCAGCCGGTCATCCAGACCGTCATCCTCGGGCACGTCGCGGCCGTCTGGGGCGTCTCGGGGCTGTCAGCGGTACTCGTGACGGTGCGCGCGCGCGACGAGGCGGAGAACCGCCGGGAGAGCGCCGCCCGCTGA
- a CDS encoding NAD(P)H-binding protein, with product MRVLVTGATGFVGGRLVPALLAAGEDEDDGETAASDTGGPHDVRVLVRDPSDYDAPDGVEVFEGDLLDAGSFDDALADVDAVYYLVHSMQSGDEFEERDRRAARNFVRAADAAGVERVVYLGGLGEERDQLSEHLRSRREVEYILGEGEFDLTTLRAAIVIGDGSTSFELIEQLVDRLPVMVTPEWVRTRCQPIGIDDVIAYLVGVLDVPETADETFEIGGPDVLTYQEILQRTSQLDRGRELFIVPVPVLSPELSSYWVGLVTDLPRSVARPLIEGLRNPVVVDDDRIEELVPIELTPFDEAVRRALGVEDAGDDGDDADAERSAPEDAA from the coding sequence ATGCGTGTTCTGGTGACCGGCGCGACCGGGTTCGTCGGCGGACGACTCGTCCCCGCACTGCTCGCGGCCGGCGAGGACGAAGACGACGGGGAGACGGCGGCCTCGGACACCGGGGGACCCCACGACGTGCGGGTGCTCGTGCGCGACCCCTCGGACTACGACGCGCCCGATGGCGTCGAGGTGTTCGAGGGGGACCTGCTCGACGCCGGGAGCTTCGACGACGCGCTCGCGGACGTCGACGCCGTCTACTACCTCGTCCACTCGATGCAGTCGGGCGACGAGTTCGAGGAACGCGACCGGCGCGCGGCGCGCAACTTCGTCCGCGCCGCGGACGCCGCCGGCGTCGAGCGCGTCGTCTACCTCGGCGGGCTGGGCGAGGAGCGCGACCAGCTCTCCGAGCACCTCCGCTCCCGGCGCGAGGTGGAGTACATCCTCGGCGAGGGCGAGTTCGACCTCACGACGCTCCGGGCGGCCATCGTCATCGGCGACGGGAGCACGAGCTTCGAGCTCATCGAACAGCTCGTCGACCGCCTCCCGGTGATGGTGACCCCCGAGTGGGTCCGGACGCGGTGTCAGCCCATCGGCATCGACGACGTCATCGCCTACCTCGTCGGCGTCCTCGACGTGCCCGAGACGGCCGACGAGACGTTCGAGATCGGCGGTCCGGACGTGCTCACCTATCAGGAGATACTCCAGCGGACCTCACAGCTCGACCGTGGCCGGGAGCTCTTCATCGTCCCCGTACCGGTGCTCTCGCCGGAGCTGTCGTCGTACTGGGTCGGGCTGGTCACCGACCTCCCGCGCAGCGTCGCGCGCCCCCTCATCGAGGGGCTCCGCAACCCGGTTGTCGTCGACGACGACCGCATCGAGGAACTCGTCCCCATCGAGCTGACGCCGTTCGACGAGGCGGTCCGGAGGGCCCTCGGCGTCGAGGACGCGGGGGACGACGGCGACGACGCGGACGCGGAGCGCAGCGCGCCGGAGGACGCCGCGTAG
- a CDS encoding DUF7561 family protein encodes MASEPCDGCGRRVRIAGGVGDILTTDSGPTGGMTLELSNGTEYFLCFDCLGALPEDPTPGDVHALDDR; translated from the coding sequence ATGGCGAGTGAACCCTGCGACGGGTGCGGACGGCGTGTCCGCATCGCGGGCGGCGTCGGCGACATCCTGACCACCGACAGCGGACCGACCGGCGGGATGACCCTCGAACTCTCGAACGGCACCGAGTACTTCCTCTGTTTCGACTGTCTCGGGGCGCTCCCCGAGGACCCCACGCCGGGCGACGTCCACGCCCTCGACGACCGGTGA